CACGCAGTCGAATTTTTTACCCAAACTAAAGTTGTAGTTGAACGCTGGCCTAGTAGTTGGTCACGTCAATTTTAAGCGCTGACACTGCAACCCCATCTCTGTTTTTGCTCCCCTAAGCGCTTGCGCTTAGGGGTTGGGGGTGGGGTTTTTATCTAACTCTTGACTTTGTATGTCGTCCATCAAGTCCCTGCTTGATCCAATTCAAGCATTCGTATGCGGAGTTGAATAATTTTGGCGCAGCAATATTATTCAATAATTCTGGTGGATAATGGTCATAAAAATATTTACCATCCTCTTGAGAAATGATGATCAAATTATGCTGGTAAATGTAGCGAGACTTAAAACTATCTCCCTGATTGATCAACTCTGAATGTTGGTCAATATGTTCCTTGGCAATGTCAACGATATTCTTGATGCTACTGCCATAGATTTTTGCTGGATTCTCGGTTTTGTGAAATTGGCTTTTATGTCCAATTTCCGACAGCAGTTTATACGAATATATTTCGTAATTATCTGCTTTGCCAAAAACAAATGGAATGATGAGATATCCTTGATATGACACTGAGCTTTCATAAAGAAGACGACTCATCTCAACCTCCTTTGGTATAATTGCCCCCTGAAAAATCGCCTCGATGATATCCACACCAACAGTTAATATATTGCTGTTAGTTATTAGGAGAATATCTATATCCTCCTGGTTATTTCGCCAAGAGGGGTATCCCCCCTTTTTTTGGGATATTTAAAAATATCAAGGCTAAAAAAGTATTTCAATCATCATTATCCCTCATTTTGAAATCAGTAAGCATCAAAAATATTGCAAAAATTAAAAAATCCTGAATTTCATTTTGGAGAGAATTTTAGGTGAGATTTGGGTAATTAACCGTCATATCCAAAACCTCCGCTGTAGGTAGAGGCGCGGTTCCTGCGCCCCTGCTTGTGCTATCCTGAACACACTCACCGTCAACATATCGATAATCTGTAGGGGCGCAAGGCCTTGCGCCCCTACCCACTTGGTGTCAAGTTACAGCAGTTTTTACGTATTTAGACCACACGCTGATATCTGTATTTCTTTGTTCCCGCCCTACGGGACGCTCCGCGTGGATAAGACTTACCCCGCATTTCTCACAAGTCCCAGGCTCGCACTCATCATAATCCTTGCCCAGGATATGTTTCAGGCACTTTTGACAGATTATGTTTTGATTTGTGTGAAAAACCGGAATCTAGATTTTATCAGACTTTGAGAATTCTGGTGAGAAATCCGGGTTACGCACTCGTGATGAAAAATCAAGGGTTTGGGTTGGGCATGGGGCGACAGGCAATACTCCGTAGGATTTGCAGGGGAAGCAGGGGAGGCAAAACTCAACGCCAGCCTCCATTTCTCCCCCTGCTCAAGACAGCTTGCCTCAACCAAGAAATTCCAAAACCTACGCAGTATTGGGGCGACAGGCGCCAGGACCGAAAAATTAACCAACGCCCCATGCCCACAAGGCCTATCTCCACGAATAGCCAAGTGCGTAAGTCCTGATAGAAATAAAACTGGTATTATGCCTCCAACAAAATATTTAAAATTTGTATGTTGCAATTACTTATTGATTGATTTGATTAAGTTGATTGTTTACGAAAAAATGTGATTTGATAAACATTTATACCTAAATTTATTTGAATATTAAAGATATAATAATTGTCGTCTTTTCCTAAACTAAACCGCGTAATTTTACCGAATACATCTCAAATGTTAAAACGATAAACATAAATTATTATAAAGAAAATCTGATACGTTTAAAGACGTATAAGCGGAAAGTCCAAAGTTGGAATTATGCTCAAATGAGGGTGAACTGAGATCAAGGAATGGGTACTATAGCAACCGCCAAAGTGCTTAGGACATTAACTGATGATAAAACCTAGACACAATCAGACTTGTAACCCAGTCCCCAGCGATGCACTGAGCGGTCGTTGTGTCCCCAGTCCCCTGCTATACAAAGCAAAAGCTGTAGGCTAGCAGCTTGTCGTATATATTACTATTACCAGTTTCAGGTAATCTAAGAGAGTGTTGATTTTTCAAGTATTTTGATATGCGTCAATTCTTTCGGCATTTACGATCCTTGGCAGTATTCAGCTTACTGTGTCTAGTCTTAGGCTGGTCATTCCCGGCACAAGCTACAAGTGATATCAATCCTCAGCTAGAACACCAAGTATTACAAATTCTTCGCGAACACCCAGAAGTTATTATCGAATCGGTTCAGAGATACCAACAAAAACAGCAACAGAAACTAAATCAAGTACGACAGGCTTTTTTAGCAGATCTAAAAACTAATCCTCAAGCGGTGATTGGTGAGTCTCCTAGTATCGGATCGGCTGAATCAAAAATTTTGCTAGTGGAATTCTCCGATTTTCAATGTCCCTACTGTGCTGACGCACATACAACTCTCAAGCAGTTGCTAGCAAAGCATCCCAATCAGCTAAGATTGGTCTACAAAAATCTCCCCCTGGTTTCAATTCATGCTGAAGCATTACCAGCAGCCAAAGCTGCTTGGGCTGCAAATCTACAAGGCAAATTTTGGCAATATCATGATGCGCTATTTACCAATCAAAAACAACTGGGTGAAGATTTGTATATAGCTACCGCAAAATCTTTAAATCTCGATTTGCAGAAATTTAACACCGACCGCAATCTTGCTGATACCGCTATTAGCAAAGATATCCAATTAGCTGCAAAAATAGGTATTGCTGGTACACCTTTCTTTGTGATCAGCAGTAAAATTTTATCTGGTGTGGTGCAGTTATCGGATATCGAAAATATCTTGGCTAATCCCCAATAACCCAATACGCTTCAGTTAACGAGAATCGTAGGTTGGGTTGAAAAACGTTTAATAATCGTAAGGTGCGTGATGCTTCGATAAATATTGTACGTAGTCACAAGTCTTGTGGCGTCACGCACCATTCTTTAGTCCTGATTTCAAGTGTTAAATTTAGATTAGCACCTTCAAGTCTTGCAGGCAATACAGATGACACAAGAATTAATCGACCTGAGAAATAGCATCATGGAAGGACGTTATACAGATGCTTTGGCGATTGTAGATGAATTAGAAGGGATGAGTAAACAGGCGAATTTGCGGAATATTCAATCTTATTTAAGGATTCTGCTCATTCATTTAATTAAAAACCAAATAGAACAGCGATTAACAAATTCTTGGGCGGCTTCTATTCGCAATGCTATCCGCGAAATTAAAGCAGTGAATATCAAAGACAATAAAAAATCTTACTACATCAATCAAGATGAATGGGAAACTTTGATAGAAGAGGAAGTGATTGAAGATGCTATAGCTGATGCAAGTCTCGAAGTTCTGAATGGAAAATATACTCGCTCTCAACTGTCAGAAATGGTAGATAGACAGCATCTGGTAATTACAGCCACCAGGTTTCTGGCTTTAACATATACGTATTCACCAAAAGAATTACCAGCGATTATGGATAATAATCTAGCGCAATTGGCTGGTGGGGAAGATTGGATAAATCGGAGAAATTAAAGCGATCGCTCTTTATTTTCTTCAGGTTTTTCTGTTATTGTAACTACAAGGTTTTGATTAAACCAGCCGCTAGACTCTACAATATAGCGTTTCTCGGTCTAGTGAGCTATATCAGAGGAAGCTCCTCGCAAGCGAAGAGGGGGGTGGGGTTCTTTTACCTCACTCAACTGAGAACCGCTATATCAATACACGCAAAGATGATGAGGAAAATGCTGGCAAATTATATTGATAAAGCAATGGAATTAGCCGTTTATGAAATTATCGAAGATGAGGCTAGTTATTGGGGTGAAATTCCTGGTTTGCAGGGAGTATGGGCAAATTATAAAACATTAGAAGGCTGTCGGCGTGAGTTAAGAGAAGCATTAAGCGATTGGTTAGCCTTGCGTTTGCATTTAGGGCTACATATTCCCGTGATTGACGATATTAATTTAAATGAAATTATGCAGATTGTATAAAAATGCCCAGATTAACACCTGTTTCTTGGCAAGATTTAGTCAAGCGTTTGCATGAGTTAGGTTTTGAAGGTCCTTATGCAGGTGGGCGACATCCGCAAATGCGAAGAGGGGATGTGACTGTGATTATTCCTAATCCTCATGAGGGTGATATTAGCGTGGGTTTGTTATCAAGATTGCTGCGACAAGCTGGTGTCTCTAGAGAAGAATGGTTGAGAGAATAAAGTTTGGTTTGAGTGTGTTTAAACGCAGAGGGGCGCGGAGGTAACGCAAAGTGGTTCTTGCGTACTTAGCGTGCTAAATATGTTGAAAAATAAGCTTGAAATCCTTGCTGGGATAAGATGACAGCCATTATTTACTGCCTTTTAGGTCTGATGATTAAAATTTTGGCTATAAGCGCCTGTAAGCCTTGATTTTAAAACAAAGTTATCGACTGTAATTAAAAATTTAGCACGTTAAGTACGCAAGAACCGCATTTGATAGATACCTAAATCACCAAAAGATAAGTTGTATCAGCAATTTATTCCCAGCGATCGCTAATTGAATATTGCTCAGTTAAGAATATTTTTACCTAGAAACTTATCGCCTTGATTTTTCAAATATACTTATGGTGGGCATTGCCCACCATACAAAAACTACATAAACTACAAAAACTTTTCAAACAACCTCTTAAGTTGTATACTCGGCGTTAATCTTCACATAGTCATAACTCAAATCACAACCCCAAGCTTTACCCGCACCATGACCGTTACCAACGCTGACCGCAATAATTACAGGATTATCTACCCGTTGAGTGTTATTTGGTAAAGAAGATTCAGCAGCAATTTGTTTTAAATAAGCACTCGCTGCTGCACGATCAAAAGATAACGGTTGACCATTTTCTAAGAGTAAGAAATCCCCTAATTTAATTTGCAGATTTTCTTGCTCAAAGGGTACATCTGCACGGCCAGCAGCGGCCGCGATGCGTCCCCAGTTGGGGTCACGCCCAAAGATTGCAGACTTAACTAAGGATGAACCAGCAATGGTTTTGGCAATTTGACGCGCTGAGTCTTCATCATGGGCACCTGTGACTTGCACTTCAATTAGACAAGTTGCACCTTCCCCATCACGAGCGATCGCCTTGGCTAAATGCTGGCATACTGCTGTTAACATCGCCTCTAATTTTTCTGCTTCTGTCCCTGGTTCGATAATTGCTGGGGTGCGGGATTGTCCATTGGCGAGGGCGATTAAGCTGTCGTTGGTGCTGGTATCTCCATCAACTGTGATAGAATTAAAGCTTCTGTCCGCCGCCCGACTCACCATTTGTTGCCAAAGCGTGGGTGAAACCGCTGCATCACAGGTGACAAATGCTAGCATGGTTGCCATGTTGGGATGAATCATCCCGGAACCTTTGGCAATACCGCCAATTCTGACTGGGCGTTGGTTTATAGTTGTCTCTAGGGCAATAGATTTTGTCACCAAGTCTGTGGTGATAATTGCCCCTGCGGCTGCATCTGAGCCTGTTTCTGATAGTTCTGCTACTAATTTAGGAATACCATTACGCAAGGCATCCATCTTGATTCTTTGTCCAATCACGCCAGTAGACGCCAGCAGAATCGATTCGGGCGCAATATTCAATTCTTTTGCTAATAACTCAGCACTTTCTTCGGCATCACGCACCCCCTGATTACCTGTGGCTGCGTTTGCTTGTCCAGCGTTGCAAAGTATAGCACGAGCGCTCTG
The Gloeotrichia echinulata CP02 DNA segment above includes these coding regions:
- a CDS encoding type II toxin-antitoxin system HicB family antitoxin, with product MLANYIDKAMELAVYEIIEDEASYWGEIPGLQGVWANYKTLEGCRRELREALSDWLALRLHLGLHIPVIDDINLNEIMQIV
- a CDS encoding type II toxin-antitoxin system HicA family toxin; its protein translation is MPRLTPVSWQDLVKRLHELGFEGPYAGGRHPQMRRGDVTVIIPNPHEGDISVGLLSRLLRQAGVSREEWLRE
- the argJ gene encoding bifunctional ornithine acetyltransferase/N-acetylglutamate synthase, translated to MVDWQEITGGITAPRGYRAAGITAGLKPSGLPDLALILSDVEAIAAGVFTSSQVKAACVDYCRQRLQGKQSARAILCNAGQANAATGNQGVRDAEESAELLAKELNIAPESILLASTGVIGQRIKMDALRNGIPKLVAELSETGSDAAAGAIITTDLVTKSIALETTINQRPVRIGGIAKGSGMIHPNMATMLAFVTCDAAVSPTLWQQMVSRAADRSFNSITVDGDTSTNDSLIALANGQSRTPAIIEPGTEAEKLEAMLTAVCQHLAKAIARDGEGATCLIEVQVTGAHDEDSARQIAKTIAGSSLVKSAIFGRDPNWGRIAAAAGRADVPFEQENLQIKLGDFLLLENGQPLSFDRAAASAYLKQIAAESSLPNNTQRVDNPVIIAVSVGNGHGAGKAWGCDLSYDYVKINAEYTT
- a CDS encoding thioredoxin domain-containing protein, with protein sequence MRQFFRHLRSLAVFSLLCLVLGWSFPAQATSDINPQLEHQVLQILREHPEVIIESVQRYQQKQQQKLNQVRQAFLADLKTNPQAVIGESPSIGSAESKILLVEFSDFQCPYCADAHTTLKQLLAKHPNQLRLVYKNLPLVSIHAEALPAAKAAWAANLQGKFWQYHDALFTNQKQLGEDLYIATAKSLNLDLQKFNTDRNLADTAISKDIQLAAKIGIAGTPFFVISSKILSGVVQLSDIENILANPQ
- a CDS encoding DUF29 family protein, with translation MTQELIDLRNSIMEGRYTDALAIVDELEGMSKQANLRNIQSYLRILLIHLIKNQIEQRLTNSWAASIRNAIREIKAVNIKDNKKSYYINQDEWETLIEEEVIEDAIADASLEVLNGKYTRSQLSEMVDRQHLVITATRFLALTYTYSPKELPAIMDNNLAQLAGGEDWINRRN